The Prionailurus bengalensis isolate Pbe53 chromosome D2, Fcat_Pben_1.1_paternal_pri, whole genome shotgun sequence genome window below encodes:
- the SUPV3L1 gene encoding ATP-dependent RNA helicase SUPV3L1, mitochondrial, which produces MSFSRCALLWARLPAGRRAGHRAAVCSALRAHVEPLTGALGRVSAVASSSSSSASGGSKAPNTSLFVPLTVKPQGPSADGDVGAELTRPLDKNEVKKILDKFYKRKEIQKLGADYGLDARLFHQAFISFRNYIMQSHSLDVDIHIILNDICFSAAHVDDLFPFFLRHAKQIFPVLECKDDLRKISDLRIPPNWYPEARAIQRKIIFHSGPTNSGKTYHAIQKYLSAKSGVYCGPLKLLAHEIFEKSNAAGVPCDLVTGEERVTVEPDGKQAAHVACTVEMCSVTTPYEVAVIDEIQMIKDPARGWAWTRALLGLCAEEVHLCGESAAIDLVTELMYTTGEEVEVRNYKRLTPISVLDHALESLDNLRPGDCIVCFSKNDIYSVSRQIEIRGLESAVIYGSLPPGTKLAQAKKFNDPDDPCKILVATDAIGMGLNLSIRRIIFYSLIKPTINEKGEKEIEPITTSQALQIAGRAGRFSSKYKEGEVTTMNREDLNLLKEILNRPVDPIKAAGLHPTAEQIEMFAYHLPDTTLSNLIDIFVDFSQVDGQYFVCNMDDFKFSAELIQHIPLSLRVRYVFCTAPINKKQPFVCSSLLQFARQYSRNEPLTFSWLRRYIKWPLLPPKNIKDLMDLEAVHDVLDLYLWLSYRFIDMFPDASLIRDLQKELDGIIQDGVHNITKLIKISESHKLLNLESLSAENRSRLSGTLKSQARRVRGTKAVGSKAAEPPVPNGGEKSLASRLVQQGLLTADMLKQLEKEWLTQRTDGKERTEPGTYSKGTRRKKKEPDSD; this is translated from the exons ATGTCCTTCTCCCGGTGTGCCCTGTTGTGGGCTCGGCTCCCGGCGGGGCGCCGGGCTGGCCACCGGGCAGCCGTCTGCTCTGCCCTTCGCGCCCACGTCGAACCCCTTACTGGGGCTTTGGGGCGCGTGTCTGCCgttgcctcctcctcctcctcctctgcctcggGAGGCTCCAAAGCCCCGAACACGTCCTTGTTCGTGCCGCTGACTGTGAAGCCCCAGGGCCCCAGCGCGGATGGCGACGTCGGGGCCGAGCTAACCCGCCCTTTGGACAAGA ATGAAGTAAAGAAGATCTTAGACAAGTTttacaagaggaaagaaattcagaaacTGGGTGCTGATTATGGACTCGATG CTCGTCTCTTCCATCAAGCATTCATAAGCTTTAGAAATTATATCATGCAATCTCATTCCCTGGATGTGGACATTCACATTATTTTGAATGATATTTGCTTCAGTGCAG ctcatGTGgatgatttatttccatttttcttgagaCATGCGAAACAGATATTTCCTGTGTTGGAATGTAAGGATGATCTACGTAAGATCAGTGACTTAAGAATACCACCTAACTg GTACCCAGAAGCCAGAGCCATACAGCGGAAGATAATATTCCATTCAGGCCCCACAAACAGTGGAAAGACTTACCATGCAATCCAGAAGTACTTGTCAGCAAAATCTGGAGTGTATTGTGGCCCTTTAAAATTACTGGCACATGAGATCTTCGAAAAGAGTAATGCTGCT GGCGTGCCGTGTGACTTGGTAACAGGTGAAGAGCGTGTGACCGTGGAGCCAGACGGGAAACAGGCTGCCCATGTTGCTTGTACAGTTGAGATGTGCAGCGTTACAACTCCTT atgaagTGGCTGTGATTGATGAAATTCAAATGATTAAAGATCCAGCCAGAGGATGGGCCTGGACCAGAGCGCTTCTAG gactctgtgctgaagaAGTCCATTTGTGTGGAGAATCTGCTGCCATTGACCTGGTTACTGAGCTCATGTACACGACGGGAGAGGAAGTGGAG GTTCGAAACTATAAGAGGCTTACCCCCATTTCTGTGCTGGATCATGCACTAGAATCATTAGACAACCTTCGGCCTGGGGATTGCATTGTCTGTTTTAGCAAGAATGATATTTATTCTGTGAGTCGACAGATTGAAATCCGGGGATTGGAATCAGCTGTTATATATGGCAGTCTCCCACCTG GGACCAAACTTGCTCAAGCAAAAAAGTTTAATGATCCTGATGATCCATGCAAAATCTTGGTTGCTACAGATGCAATTGGCATGGGACTTAATTT gagcataagaagaattattttttactcCCTTATAAAACCCACTATCaatgaaaagggagagaaggaaatagaacCAATTACCACCTCTCAGGCCTTACAGATTGCTGGCAGAGCTGGCCGattcagttcaaaatataaagaaggaGAAGTGACAACAATGAATCGAGAAGATCTCAATTTACtaaaagaaattttgaacagGCCTGTGGATCCCATAAAG GCAGCTGGCCTTCATCCAACTGCGGAACAGATTGAAATGTTTGCCTACCATCTCCCTGATACAACACTTTCTAATCTCATT gatATTTTTGTAGACTTTTCACAAGTTGATGGGCAATATTTTGTCTGCAATATggatgattttaaattttctgcagAGTTGATCCAGCATATTCCATTAAGTCTACGAGTGAGGTATGTTTTCTGCACAGCTCCTATCAACAAGAAGCAGCCTTTTGTCTGCTCTTCGTTGTTACAG ttTGCCAGGCAGTATAGCAGGAATGAGCCACTGACCTTCTCGTGGTTACGCCGATATATTAAATGGCCATTACTTCCACCTAAGAATATTAAAGACCTCATGGATTTAGAAGCTGTCCATGATGTCTTGGATCTTTACCTTTGGCTAAG CTACCGGTTTATAGATATGTTTCCAGATGCCAGCCTCATTCGAGATCTCCAGAAAGAACTAGATGGCATTATCCAAGATGGTGTACACAACATCACCAAACTGATTAAAATTTCGGAGTCACATAAGCTGTTGAACTTGGAGAGCTTGTCGGCAGAGAACCGGTCCCGATTGTCAGGAACTTTAAAGAGCCAAGCTAGAAGGGTGCGAGGCACCAAAGCTGTAGGGAGTAAAGCTGCTGAGCCACCTGTCCCCAATGGAGGAGAGAAATCCCTAGCTTCCAGACTGGTGCAGCAAGGACTCCTCACTGCAGACATGCTGAAACAGCTAGAAAAGGAGTGGCTGACACAACGAACTGATGGCAAAGAAAGAACAGAGCCTGGGACTTACTCAAAAGggacaagaagaaagaagaaggagcctgattcggattag